Proteins from one bacterium genomic window:
- the ctaD gene encoding cytochrome c oxidase subunit I translates to MAATQVLPRPKAYDDTFFRPISIWLTTTDHKLIGIMYMVTGILSFVVGGIFALVIRLQLAQPNLSLVDHDTYNQLISAHGITMIFFFVTIFLTGIANYMVPIMIGARDMAFPRVNLLGFWLIPVSIILYYSGFFTGGALNAGWTGYAPLTERAYQSHSLGVDFWALSIIVWCISGIMASTNFLTTIVALRAPGMKLTRLPLFVWAQISTSILLLVVGAPLAAALILIEFDRQLGTQFFATQGRPVLYQHLFWFFGHPEVYIMILPGFGMISEILPVFARKPIFGYMSMVAALFGIVFLSMTVWAHHMFTVGMNTYVEGYFMLMTMLIAVPTGIKFFNWIATAWWGSIDFTVPMKFVFGFLATFLIGGITGVYLGSVPVDTQLHQSYYVVAHLHYVLFGGSVFTIFAGIYYWFPKITGRKLNRKLGEWNFWTLFVGFNGTFLIMHTLGLEGMPRRIATYTNADWGTTNMVITVSSFLIAFSVLLFLINVARSWNGGEIAGNDPWQGNTLEWATASPPPPYNFERVPPVRSFMPLRDLRESGELVDEPEPAPA, encoded by the coding sequence CTGGTGATCCGGCTTCAGCTGGCGCAGCCCAACCTCTCGCTGGTCGACCACGACACCTACAACCAGCTCATCTCCGCGCACGGGATCACGATGATCTTCTTCTTCGTCACCATCTTCCTGACGGGGATCGCGAACTACATGGTGCCGATCATGATCGGCGCCCGCGACATGGCCTTCCCGCGCGTCAACCTGCTCGGCTTCTGGCTGATCCCGGTCTCGATCATCCTGTATTACAGCGGCTTCTTCACCGGCGGCGCGCTCAACGCCGGCTGGACCGGCTACGCGCCGCTGACGGAGAGGGCCTACCAGTCGCACAGCCTCGGGGTGGACTTCTGGGCGCTCAGCATCATCGTCTGGTGCATCAGCGGAATCATGGCCTCGACCAACTTCCTCACCACGATCGTGGCCCTGCGCGCTCCGGGTATGAAGCTGACCCGCCTGCCGCTCTTCGTCTGGGCGCAGATCTCGACCTCGATCCTGCTGCTGGTCGTGGGCGCGCCCCTGGCCGCGGCGCTGATCCTCATCGAGTTCGACCGCCAGCTCGGGACGCAGTTCTTCGCCACCCAGGGCCGGCCGGTGCTGTACCAGCACCTGTTCTGGTTCTTCGGGCACCCCGAGGTCTACATCATGATTCTGCCCGGATTCGGAATGATCTCGGAGATCCTCCCGGTCTTCGCGCGCAAGCCCATCTTCGGCTACATGTCGATGGTCGCCGCGCTGTTCGGCATCGTCTTCCTGTCGATGACGGTGTGGGCCCACCACATGTTCACCGTCGGCATGAACACGTACGTCGAAGGCTACTTCATGCTCATGACGATGCTGATCGCGGTCCCGACGGGCATCAAGTTCTTCAACTGGATCGCGACCGCCTGGTGGGGCTCGATCGACTTCACGGTGCCGATGAAGTTCGTCTTCGGCTTCCTGGCCACCTTCCTCATCGGTGGGATCACCGGCGTCTACCTCGGTTCTGTGCCCGTGGACACCCAGCTTCACCAGTCCTACTACGTGGTCGCCCACCTGCACTACGTGCTGTTCGGGGGCAGCGTGTTCACGATCTTCGCCGGCATCTACTACTGGTTCCCGAAGATCACGGGCCGCAAGCTCAACCGCAAACTCGGTGAGTGGAACTTCTGGACGCTGTTCGTCGGCTTCAACGGAACGTTCCTGATCATGCACACGCTCGGGCTGGAAGGCATGCCACGGCGCATCGCGACCTACACCAACGCGGACTGGGGGACCACCAACATGGTCATCACCGTGTCGTCATTCCTGATCGCCTTCTCCGTGCTGTTGTTCCTCATCAACGTCGCCCGCAGCTGGAATGGCGGCGAGATCGCGGGCAACGACCCCTGGCAGGGCAACACCCTCGAGTGGGCGACCGCGTCCCCCCCGCCTCCATACAACTTCGAGCGCGTTCCGCCGGTGCGCAGCTTCATGCCGCTCCGCGACCTGCGCGAGTCGGGCGAGCTGGTGGACGAACCGGAGCCGGCACCGGCCTAG